In the genome of Thermodesulfobacteriota bacterium, the window CGTTCGGCAAGGAGGATGAGGACGAAATTAAAACAGACCCCACCCGGGGGTGGCGGCTGGTGATACTCTCGGTGGCCACCAGCATCGACGCCCTGGCCGTGGGATTGAGCCTGTCGCTGATCGGCGTCTCGGTCTGGTTCCCGGCCGTGATCATCGGCCTGACCGCCGGCCTGTTTACGTTTTCCGGCATGCTTCTGGGCAGCCGGGCCGGACGGATCGCCTGGCTGAAACGTTATGCGGAAATCATCGGCGGTCTTGTTTTGTACGCCATCGGCCTGCGAATTTTGTACGATCATGGAGAGCTGGCGGCAATAATTGGGTAAACAGGGCAGGAGCGCGCCGTGCCCCTGCGATATGGGATGGACGTGTTACGAACGACCGGCGGGTCGCCCCGCAATTACCATGGGAGGATAACATGACGAAAATTTTGAAGCAGGTCTGCACCTGCAAAAACTGCGGCAATGAATCGGAAATGGAAGTGACCTGTTCTCTGGCCGAAATCGAGGTTGCCGCAAAGAAAAAAACCGAACACCGGCATGAGGCCCATCCCGAAGG includes:
- a CDS encoding manganese efflux pump MntP family protein, which encodes MSLLAIIGLAVALAMDALAVSVAAGVCIQQVSARQFFRLSWHFGLFQAMMPVVGWCAGLSVRRWIEQYDHWLAFLLLAVVGAGMLRQAFGKEDEDEIKTDPTRGWRLVILSVATSIDALAVGLSLSLIGVSVWFPAVIIGLTAGLFTFSGMLLGSRAGRIAWLKRYAEIIGGLVLYAIGLRILYDHGELAAIIG